In Anser cygnoides isolate HZ-2024a breed goose chromosome Z, Taihu_goose_T2T_genome, whole genome shotgun sequence, a genomic segment contains:
- the MALT1 gene encoding mucosa-associated lymphoid tissue lymphoma translocation protein 1 isoform X1, translating into MSEPPRSPPGSLPLSRLAEPVLRRLSELLDRAAPGKGWRDLAQRAGSRGRVRLSPLDLEQCSLKVLEPEGSPSWSLLKLLGDRGCTVVELVEFLQALEHTEALQCLSYSGIKIVIQPDSQAVLSGQIVKLCCWATGHPFVHYQWFKQEKEVPYGNSPELVLNPVKVNDAGFYICRVNSESSFAFSQWARLEVCDLQGASHGSLISLPEKKICICIQPQPQNLTVGDALVLECRAVGNPIPQYQWFRNGFPLANGSKNVYMVTCVDMEHGGTYWCHVFNDQEDQDSKKIEVVVGRKSMAVECTEEDLSDLQKTDLQEQSSDRPFATDKVALLIGNMNYWNHPRLKAPMVDVYELTNLLRQMDFKVVSLLDLTESEMRNAVDEFLLLLDRGVYGLLYYAGHGYENYGNSFMVPIDAPNPYRSANCLCVQNILKLMQEKETGLNVFLLDMCRKRNEYDDTILILDALKVTANIVFGYATCQGAEAFEIQQSGLANGIFMKFLKERLLEDKKITVLLDEVAEDMGKCHLTKGKQALEIRSSLSEKRALTDPIQQTISSAESMARNLQWAKAHELPESMYLEFKCGVQIQLGFAAEFSNVMIIYTRIVKKPPEIVVCRAYVTDFALDLDVDPKEANKGTPEETGSYLVSKDLPKHCLYTRLSSLQKLKEHLIFTVCLHYEYPGIEDTMDERKEVNVGKPLIAKLGLHHGFKNNCLQTCCVTNNPFHNQVESSPVATKYYFPSHCQPNSCPGIYHGNHTCSDSIRQPEACSCNGTSRILASRHEVQNYSSPAQKSNVPVETTDDTVELEFLLSDSLRFSKQQ; encoded by the exons ATGTCGGAGCCGCCGCGCAGCCCGCCGGGGTCCCTTCCCCTCAGCCGCCTGGCCGAGCCAGTGCTGCGGCGCCTCAGCGAGCTGCTGGACCGGGCGGCGCCCGGCAAGGGCTGGCGGGACCTGGCGCAGCGAGCGGGGAGCCGCGGCAGGGTCCGCCTGAG CCCTCTCGATTTAGAACAATGTTCCCTCAAAGTCCTGGAGCCGGAAGGAAGTCCAAGCTGGAGTCTCCTGAAGCTGCTGGGTGATAGGGGTTGCACAGTGGTGGAACTGGTGGAGTTCCTGCAGGCCCTGGAGCATACAGAGGCTctccagtgtctcagctattcAG gtATAAAGATTGTCATACAGCCAGACTCTCAAGCAGTGCTCTCTGGCCAGATTGTCAAGCTGTGTTGTTGGGCAACAGGACACCCATTTGTACATTACCAGTGgttcaaacaggaaaaagag GTTCCCTATGGTAATTCTCCAGAACTGGTTTTGAATCCAGTGAAAGTAAATGATGCTGGCTTCTACATCTGTCGAGTGAACAGTGAATCTTCGTTTGCGTTCAGTCAGTGGGCACGACTAGAAGTTTGCGATCTCCAGGGTGCATCTCATG GGAGCTTAATTAGTTTGCCTGAAAAGAAGATATGCATTTGTATTCAGCCTCAGCCACAAAACTTGACAGTGGGAGATGCTTTGGTATTAGAATGCAGAGCTGTTGGAAACCCAATTCCTCAATATCAGTGGTTCAGAAATGGATTTCCCTTGGCAAATGGGAGCAAAAATGTCTACATG GTAACTTGTGTGGACATGGAACATGGGGGAACATATTGGTGTCACGTGTTCAATGACCAGGAAGACCAAGACAGCAAGAAGATAGAAGTTGTTGTAG GAAGGAAATCTATGGCAGTGGAGTGCACAGAAG aagatctAAGTGATCTTCAAAAAACAG ACCTACAAGAACAATCAAGTGACAGACCTTTTG CAACAGACAAAGTAGCTCTCTTAATTGGAAATATGAACTACTGGAATCACCCCCGACTCAAGGCTCCGATGGTGGATGTCTATGAATTGACCAACTTGCTAAGACAGATGGATTTCAAAGTTGTTTCTTTGCTGGATCTTACTGAGTCTGAGATGCGAAATGCCGTGGATGAATTTCTGCTTCTCCTCGACAGAGGAGTATATG GTTTGTTGTACTATGCTGGCCATGGCTACGAAAACTATGGAAACAGTTTCATGGTTCCTATTGATGCTCCAAATCCCTACCGATCTGCAAACTGTCTGTGTGTACAAAACATCCTCAAATTAATGCAGGAAAAAGAGACGGGGCTCAACGTATTCCTGTTGGATATGTGTCGGAAAAG AAATGAATATGATGATACTATACTTATCTTAGATGCTCTGAAGGTTACAGCCAACATTGTTTTTGGATATGCCAC GTGCCAGGGAGCAGAAGCTTTTGAGATTCAGCAGTCAGGGCTGGCCAATGGAATTTTCATGAAGTTCTTGAAGGAGCGTCTGTTAGAAGACAAGAAGATTACTGTACTGCTTGATGAGGTTGCAGAAG ATATGGGCAAGTGTCACCTTACCAAAGGCAAGCAAGCTTTGGAGATCCGCAGCAGTTTGTCTGAGAAAAGGGCATTAACTGATCCCATTCAACAAACCATATCTTCTGCAGAGTCTATGGCACGGAACCTACAGTGGGCTAAAGCTCATG AGCTTCCAGAAAGTATGTATCTCGAATTCAAATGTGGTGTTCAGATTCAGTTGGGGTTTGCAGCCGAGTTTTCCAATGTCATGATAATCTACACGCGAATAGTAAAGAAGCCACCTGAAATAGTAGTTTGCAGAGCCTACGTTACAGACTTCGCACTT GACCTGGATGTGGATCCTAAAGAGGCCAATAAAGGAACTCCCGAGGAAACTGGAAGCTATTTAGTATCAAAGGACCTTCCCAAACACTGCCTCTACACCAGGCTAAGTTCACTGCAAAAACTAAAG GAACACTTGATCTTCACGGTTTGTTTGCACTATGAATATCCAGGAATAGAAGATACAAtggatgaaagaaaggaagtcAACGTTGGGAAGCCCCTTATTGCTAAATTAGGCCTCCATCATGGATTCAAAAATAACTGTCTCCAGACCTGTTGTGTGACTAATAATCCTTTTCACAATCAAGTAGAATCAAGTCCAGTGGCAACTAAATACTACTTCCCTAGTCACTGCCAACCAAATTCCTGCCCAGGCATTTACCACGGAAACCATACTTGCTCAGACAGCATTAGACAACCGGAGGCATGTTCTTGCAATGGGACTTCAAGAATATTAGCTTCAAGACATGAAGTACAGAATTACTCATCCCCTGCACAAAAAAGTAATGTGCCAGTAGAGACTACAGACGATACTGTTGAACTGGAATTCCTCCTTTCTGACAGCCTCAGGTTCTCTAAGCAACAGTAG
- the MALT1 gene encoding mucosa-associated lymphoid tissue lymphoma translocation protein 1 isoform X2, which translates to MSEPPRSPPGSLPLSRLAEPVLRRLSELLDRAAPGKGWRDLAQRAGSRGRVRLSPLDLEQCSLKVLEPEGSPSWSLLKLLGDRGCTVVELVEFLQALEHTEALQCLSYSGIKIVIQPDSQAVLSGQIVKLCCWATGHPFVHYQWFKQEKEVPYGNSPELVLNPVKVNDAGFYICRVNSESSFAFSQWARLEVCDLQGASHGSLISLPEKKICICIQPQPQNLTVGDALVLECRAVGNPIPQYQWFRNGFPLANGSKNVYMVTCVDMEHGGTYWCHVFNDQEDQDSKKIEVVVEDLSDLQKTDLQEQSSDRPFATDKVALLIGNMNYWNHPRLKAPMVDVYELTNLLRQMDFKVVSLLDLTESEMRNAVDEFLLLLDRGVYGLLYYAGHGYENYGNSFMVPIDAPNPYRSANCLCVQNILKLMQEKETGLNVFLLDMCRKRNEYDDTILILDALKVTANIVFGYATCQGAEAFEIQQSGLANGIFMKFLKERLLEDKKITVLLDEVAEDMGKCHLTKGKQALEIRSSLSEKRALTDPIQQTISSAESMARNLQWAKAHELPESMYLEFKCGVQIQLGFAAEFSNVMIIYTRIVKKPPEIVVCRAYVTDFALDLDVDPKEANKGTPEETGSYLVSKDLPKHCLYTRLSSLQKLKEHLIFTVCLHYEYPGIEDTMDERKEVNVGKPLIAKLGLHHGFKNNCLQTCCVTNNPFHNQVESSPVATKYYFPSHCQPNSCPGIYHGNHTCSDSIRQPEACSCNGTSRILASRHEVQNYSSPAQKSNVPVETTDDTVELEFLLSDSLRFSKQQ; encoded by the exons ATGTCGGAGCCGCCGCGCAGCCCGCCGGGGTCCCTTCCCCTCAGCCGCCTGGCCGAGCCAGTGCTGCGGCGCCTCAGCGAGCTGCTGGACCGGGCGGCGCCCGGCAAGGGCTGGCGGGACCTGGCGCAGCGAGCGGGGAGCCGCGGCAGGGTCCGCCTGAG CCCTCTCGATTTAGAACAATGTTCCCTCAAAGTCCTGGAGCCGGAAGGAAGTCCAAGCTGGAGTCTCCTGAAGCTGCTGGGTGATAGGGGTTGCACAGTGGTGGAACTGGTGGAGTTCCTGCAGGCCCTGGAGCATACAGAGGCTctccagtgtctcagctattcAG gtATAAAGATTGTCATACAGCCAGACTCTCAAGCAGTGCTCTCTGGCCAGATTGTCAAGCTGTGTTGTTGGGCAACAGGACACCCATTTGTACATTACCAGTGgttcaaacaggaaaaagag GTTCCCTATGGTAATTCTCCAGAACTGGTTTTGAATCCAGTGAAAGTAAATGATGCTGGCTTCTACATCTGTCGAGTGAACAGTGAATCTTCGTTTGCGTTCAGTCAGTGGGCACGACTAGAAGTTTGCGATCTCCAGGGTGCATCTCATG GGAGCTTAATTAGTTTGCCTGAAAAGAAGATATGCATTTGTATTCAGCCTCAGCCACAAAACTTGACAGTGGGAGATGCTTTGGTATTAGAATGCAGAGCTGTTGGAAACCCAATTCCTCAATATCAGTGGTTCAGAAATGGATTTCCCTTGGCAAATGGGAGCAAAAATGTCTACATG GTAACTTGTGTGGACATGGAACATGGGGGAACATATTGGTGTCACGTGTTCAATGACCAGGAAGACCAAGACAGCAAGAAGATAGAAGTTGTTGTAG aagatctAAGTGATCTTCAAAAAACAG ACCTACAAGAACAATCAAGTGACAGACCTTTTG CAACAGACAAAGTAGCTCTCTTAATTGGAAATATGAACTACTGGAATCACCCCCGACTCAAGGCTCCGATGGTGGATGTCTATGAATTGACCAACTTGCTAAGACAGATGGATTTCAAAGTTGTTTCTTTGCTGGATCTTACTGAGTCTGAGATGCGAAATGCCGTGGATGAATTTCTGCTTCTCCTCGACAGAGGAGTATATG GTTTGTTGTACTATGCTGGCCATGGCTACGAAAACTATGGAAACAGTTTCATGGTTCCTATTGATGCTCCAAATCCCTACCGATCTGCAAACTGTCTGTGTGTACAAAACATCCTCAAATTAATGCAGGAAAAAGAGACGGGGCTCAACGTATTCCTGTTGGATATGTGTCGGAAAAG AAATGAATATGATGATACTATACTTATCTTAGATGCTCTGAAGGTTACAGCCAACATTGTTTTTGGATATGCCAC GTGCCAGGGAGCAGAAGCTTTTGAGATTCAGCAGTCAGGGCTGGCCAATGGAATTTTCATGAAGTTCTTGAAGGAGCGTCTGTTAGAAGACAAGAAGATTACTGTACTGCTTGATGAGGTTGCAGAAG ATATGGGCAAGTGTCACCTTACCAAAGGCAAGCAAGCTTTGGAGATCCGCAGCAGTTTGTCTGAGAAAAGGGCATTAACTGATCCCATTCAACAAACCATATCTTCTGCAGAGTCTATGGCACGGAACCTACAGTGGGCTAAAGCTCATG AGCTTCCAGAAAGTATGTATCTCGAATTCAAATGTGGTGTTCAGATTCAGTTGGGGTTTGCAGCCGAGTTTTCCAATGTCATGATAATCTACACGCGAATAGTAAAGAAGCCACCTGAAATAGTAGTTTGCAGAGCCTACGTTACAGACTTCGCACTT GACCTGGATGTGGATCCTAAAGAGGCCAATAAAGGAACTCCCGAGGAAACTGGAAGCTATTTAGTATCAAAGGACCTTCCCAAACACTGCCTCTACACCAGGCTAAGTTCACTGCAAAAACTAAAG GAACACTTGATCTTCACGGTTTGTTTGCACTATGAATATCCAGGAATAGAAGATACAAtggatgaaagaaaggaagtcAACGTTGGGAAGCCCCTTATTGCTAAATTAGGCCTCCATCATGGATTCAAAAATAACTGTCTCCAGACCTGTTGTGTGACTAATAATCCTTTTCACAATCAAGTAGAATCAAGTCCAGTGGCAACTAAATACTACTTCCCTAGTCACTGCCAACCAAATTCCTGCCCAGGCATTTACCACGGAAACCATACTTGCTCAGACAGCATTAGACAACCGGAGGCATGTTCTTGCAATGGGACTTCAAGAATATTAGCTTCAAGACATGAAGTACAGAATTACTCATCCCCTGCACAAAAAAGTAATGTGCCAGTAGAGACTACAGACGATACTGTTGAACTGGAATTCCTCCTTTCTGACAGCCTCAGGTTCTCTAAGCAACAGTAG